The following proteins are encoded in a genomic region of Diadema setosum chromosome 10, eeDiaSeto1, whole genome shotgun sequence:
- the LOC140234409 gene encoding uncharacterized protein → MQKMKFPTFNGDIKDYQRFRTLFQHCAADLTEIECFYQLTQAMINARERNMIKGCINVQRAWQVLDEKYGDQDRVVDSLLRDLENLKPYEIKGKISLSAMTGFFQTLQVFEMQAETIGLSGELNSKIMLNQIKQKMPEGHRIAYYRDVRDEHSSDSLGGLVKWRHRQLLLQEKAKSPFPEKTSTCEMSQNRGSKSSNAAAWNPPKQIQSKEGKRSGVPKCPLHINSNTHFLKMCIKFRNLSLKEKYDVMKKNDICSRCDHDNCPAGKSPYDHKLSSVKTVANKDAGALQSILPTVMGYLRHGNNRQLVRILLDGGSQATLVREGIFSKTEKDIYQDHDLSLVGGTRIRRKLRLLDCFIEDIGGNLSHPVSVTEIDKPCGEAPVVQEEDLQQYHHLREVDIHAASSETVDMLLGVDNTHLMVWEEYILGEKPDEPVAARCPLGWFIQGGRSGGPTALLNYVNVSAIGPLEEFLGLETAALQPRRCKCSTEILNRGATETMEQSVSQRQDGSYKVRLPWKNSPDSLPDNYDYAVKRLHGLESQFRDRPEEWDVYCKQMRDLQHRGVSRRVSDAEIRQDREAGRKMWFLPHFAVKKDSATTPVRIVYDAKVRFQGHSLNEYLVKGEDLNADLFNVALRFRENEIGVKADIRKMFQAIKVRPEDARFHWYVFRENPYQPIQVYELTTVTFGDRPSPTAAIVTLRHVIDRHAPDDEQLKKVVTDQFYMDDLSESVTNVEEAVNLKAKLV, encoded by the exons ATGCAGAAGATGAAATTTCCCACTTTCAACGGTGATATCAAGGACTACCAGCGTTTCCGTACTTTGTTTCAACATTGTGCTGCTGACCTCACAGAGATAGAGTGTTTCTACCAACTCACTCAAGCCATGATTAATGCTCGCGAACGAAACATGATAAAGGGCTGCATTAATGTGCAGAGGGCTTGGCAGGTACTTGATGAGAAGTACGGAGATCAAGACAGAGTTGTCGACAGTCTCCTTCGTGACTTGGAAAACCTGAAGCCGTACGAAATCAAGGGCAAGATTAGTCTAAGTGCCATGACTGGATTTTTTCAAACCTTGCAGGTATTTGAGATGCAGGCCGAAACAATCGGCCTCTCTGGGGAGCTGAATAGTAAAATCATGCTAAATCAGATCAAGCAAAAGATGCCTGAGGGACATCGCATCGCCTACTACAGAGATGTCAGAGACGAGCATAGCAGTGACTCCCTTGGAGGCTTGGTCAAATGGCGACATAGACAGCTCCTACTCCAAGAGAAGGCGAAGTCACCATTCCCAGAAAAGACGAGTACCTGTGAGATGAGTCAAAACAGAGGAAGCAAGTCTTCAAATGCAGCAGCGTGGAATCCACCTAAACAGATCCAATCTAAAGAGGGGAAGCGTTCCGGGGTTCCCAAGTGTCCTCTTCATATCAACTCGAATACGCACTtcctgaaaatgtgcatcaagTTCAGGAACCTCAGTCTAAAGGAAAAGTATGACGTCATGAAAAAGAATGACATCTGCAGCAGATGTGATCATGACAACTGTCCTGCAGGGAAATCCCCATACGACCACAAGCTAT CGAGTGTGAAGACTGTCGCGAACAAGGACGCAGGCGCACTACAGAGCATCCTTCCCACTGTGATGGGATATCTGCGACACGGAAATAACCGTCAGCTGGTGCGGATTCTCTTAGACGGTGGAAGTCAGGCTACCCTGGTAAGGGAGGGCATCTTCTCCAAGACCGAGAAAGATATCTATCAGGATCACGATCTGAGTCTGGTTGGCGGTACCAGGATCAGACGAAAGCTTCGACTATTAGATTGTTTCATCGAAGACATCGGGGGAAACTTGTCGCACCCAGTTTCCGTCACAGAGATAGACAAGCCTTGCGGAGAAGCCCCTGTCGTGCAAGAAGAAGACCTCCAGCAGTATCACCATCTACGGGAAGTGGATATTCACGCCGCCTCGTCTGAAACTGTCGACATGTTGCTTGGCGTTGACAACACGCACTTGATGGTATGGGAGGAGTATATCCTTGGAGAAAAACCTGACGAGCCAGTGGCGGCGAGATGCCCTTTGGGATGGTTTATCCAAGGAGGACGTTCAGGAGGCCCTACAGCTCTGCTTAACTACGTCAACGTGTCGGCAATCGGTCCCCTAGAGGAGTTCCTCGGCCTGGAAACAGCAGCTTTGCAACCGAGAAGATGTAAGTGCTCAACAGAGATCTTGAACAGAGGAGCAACCGAAACCATGGAGCAAAGTGTTTCTCAGCGTCAGGATGGCTCGTACAAAGTCAGATTGCCGTGGAAGAACTCTCCTGACAGTTTGCCAGACAACTACGACTACGCCGTTAAGAGGTTGCATGGCTTAGAGAGCCAGTTCAGAGACAGGCCTGAGGAGTGGGACGTGTACTGCAAGCAGATGAGGGACTTGCAACACAGAGGTGTCTCACGTCGAGTCAGTGACGCAGAAATTCGACAAGACAGAGAAGCTGGGAGAAAAATGTGGTTCTTGCCACATTTTGCGGTAAAGAAAGATTCAGCAACTACCCCAGTCAGGATCGTCTACGACGCAAAGGTAAGATTCCAAGGTCATTCTTTGAACGAGTACCTCGTGAAGGGTGAAGACCTGAATGCTGATCTGTTCAATGTGGCTCTGCGTTTCAGAGAGAACGAAATAGGCGTCAAAGCTGATATCAGAAAAATGTTTCAGGCAATCAAGGTCCGCCCGGAAGATGCAAGGTTCCATTGGTACGTCTTTCGAGAAAACCCGTACCAACCCATTCAAGTCTATGAACTCACTACTGTGACATTTGGAGACAGGCCTTCTCCAACGGCAGCAATTGTCACACTCAGGCACGTCATAGATCGACACGCACCCGATGATGAGCAACTGAAGAAAGTCGTCACCGATCAGTTCTACATGGACGACCTGAGTGAATCTGTCACCAATGTCGAGGAAGCCGTTAATCTGAAAGCCAAGCTTGTATAA